One Pseudomonas sp. FP1742 genomic window carries:
- a CDS encoding MFS transporter, whose amino-acid sequence MSQELRLIRRITLKLIPFLILLYLIAYVDRSAVGFAKLHMGADIGIGDAAYGLGAGLFFIGYFLLEIPSNLMLDRFGARRWFARIMVTWGAITIGMAFVQGPHSFYVMRFLLGAAEAGFFPGVLYYITQWFPIRHRGKILGLFILSQPIAMMITGPVSGGLLGMDGVLGLHGWQWLFIVIGTPAILLTWPVLRYLPDGPDQVKWMDQSEKDWLAGELKKDLAEYGQTRHGNPLHALKDKRVLLLALFYLPVTLSIYGLGLWLPTLIKQFGGTDLVTGFVSSVPYIFGIIGLLIVPRSSDRLNDRYGHLAVLYVLGAIGLFLSAWLSVPVLQLAALCLVAFALFSCTAVFWTLPGRFFAGASAAAGIALINSVGNLGGYIGPFVIGALKEYTGNLASGLYFLSGVMVFGLVLTGVVYRLLERKHVLPADQFAASARGATRT is encoded by the coding sequence ATGAGCCAGGAACTGCGGCTTATTCGTCGCATCACGCTGAAACTGATTCCCTTCCTGATCCTGCTGTACCTGATCGCTTATGTGGATCGCTCCGCGGTAGGTTTCGCCAAGCTGCACATGGGCGCTGACATCGGCATCGGTGACGCGGCTTACGGGCTCGGTGCCGGGCTGTTCTTCATTGGTTACTTTCTGCTGGAGATCCCCAGCAACCTGATGCTCGACCGCTTTGGCGCCCGGCGCTGGTTCGCGCGGATCATGGTTACCTGGGGTGCCATTACCATCGGCATGGCGTTCGTCCAGGGGCCGCACAGTTTCTATGTGATGCGCTTTTTGCTTGGCGCGGCTGAAGCCGGGTTCTTCCCGGGGGTGCTGTACTACATCACCCAATGGTTCCCGATTCGCCATCGCGGCAAGATCCTCGGGCTGTTCATCCTTTCCCAACCCATCGCGATGATGATCACCGGCCCGGTGTCCGGCGGTTTGCTCGGTATGGACGGCGTGCTTGGCCTGCACGGTTGGCAGTGGTTGTTTATCGTCATCGGCACCCCGGCGATCCTGCTGACCTGGCCGGTGCTGCGCTACTTGCCGGACGGCCCGGACCAAGTGAAATGGATGGATCAATCCGAGAAAGACTGGCTGGCCGGTGAACTGAAAAAGGACCTCGCCGAATACGGCCAGACCCGCCACGGCAATCCGCTGCATGCACTGAAGGACAAACGGGTGTTGCTGCTGGCGCTGTTCTATCTGCCGGTGACCCTGAGTATCTACGGCCTGGGTTTGTGGCTGCCGACGCTGATCAAGCAGTTCGGCGGCACAGACCTGGTGACCGGGTTCGTGTCGTCGGTGCCGTACATCTTCGGGATCATCGGTTTGCTGATCGTGCCGCGCAGTTCCGACCGTCTGAATGATCGCTACGGTCATCTGGCGGTGCTGTATGTGTTGGGTGCCATCGGCCTGTTCCTTAGCGCCTGGCTGTCGGTGCCGGTGCTGCAATTGGCGGCGCTGTGCCTGGTGGCGTTCGCGCTGTTTTCCTGCACGGCGGTGTTCTGGACCTTGCCGGGGCGCTTCTTCGCCGGCGCCAGTGCGGCGGCGGGCATCGCCTTGATCAACTCGGTGGGCAACCTCGGCGGCTACATCGGTCCGTTCGTGATCGGTGCGCTGAAGGAATACACCGGTAACCTGGCCTCGGGGCTGTATTTCCTGTCTGGCGTGATGGTGTTCGGCCTGGTCCTGACCGGTGTGGTGTATCGCCTGCTGGAACGCAAGCATGTGTTGCCGGCCGACCAGTTCGCGGCCAGTGCCCGGGGGGCTACCCGTACCTGA
- a CDS encoding IlvD/Edd family dehydratase yields MSDKKPTLRSAQWFGTADKNGFMYRSWMKNQGIADHQFHGKPIIGICNTWSELTPCNAHFRQIAEHVKRGVIEAGGFPVEFPVFSNGESNLRPTAMLTRNLASMDVEEAIRGNPIDGVVLLTGCDKTTPALLMGAASCDVPAIVVTGGPMLNGKHKGQDIGSGTVVWQLSEQVKAGTITIDDFLAAEGGMSRSAGTCNTMGTASTMACMAEALGTSLPHNAAIPAVDARRYVLAHMSGMRAVEMVREELKLSKILTKEAFENAIRVNAAIGGSTNAVIHLKAIAGRIGVELDLDDWTRIGRGMPTIVDLQPSGRFLMEEFYYAGGLPAVLRRLGEANLIPNPNALTVNGKTIGENTKDAPIYGQDEVIRTLDNPIRADGGICVLRGNLAPLGAVLKPSAASAELMQHRGRAVVFENFDMYKARINDPELDVDADSILVMKNCGPKGYPGMAEVGNMGLPAKLLAQGVTDMVRISDARMSGTAYGTVVLHVAPEAAAGGPLAVVKEGDWIELDCANGRLHLDIPDAELAARMADLQPPQQLLVGGYRQLYIDHVLQADQGCDFDFLVGCRGSEVPRHSH; encoded by the coding sequence ATGTCTGATAAGAAACCCACCCTGCGCTCCGCCCAATGGTTTGGCACTGCCGACAAGAACGGCTTCATGTACCGCAGCTGGATGAAGAATCAGGGCATCGCCGACCACCAGTTCCACGGCAAGCCAATCATCGGCATCTGCAACACCTGGTCGGAACTGACCCCGTGCAACGCGCATTTCCGCCAGATCGCCGAGCATGTCAAACGCGGGGTGATCGAAGCGGGCGGCTTTCCTGTGGAATTCCCGGTGTTCTCCAACGGCGAATCGAACCTGCGCCCCACCGCCATGCTCACCCGCAACCTGGCGAGCATGGACGTCGAGGAAGCGATTCGCGGTAACCCGATCGATGGCGTGGTGCTGCTGACCGGTTGCGACAAAACCACTCCGGCGTTGCTGATGGGCGCGGCCAGTTGCGACGTGCCGGCGATCGTCGTCACCGGCGGGCCGATGCTCAATGGCAAGCACAAGGGCCAGGACATCGGTTCGGGCACCGTGGTGTGGCAGCTCAGCGAACAAGTGAAAGCAGGCACCATCACCATCGACGACTTCCTCGCGGCCGAGGGCGGCATGTCCCGTTCGGCCGGCACCTGCAACACCATGGGCACCGCGTCGACCATGGCCTGCATGGCCGAAGCCCTCGGCACTTCCCTGCCCCACAACGCGGCGATTCCAGCGGTGGATGCGCGCCGGTATGTACTCGCTCACATGTCCGGCATGCGGGCGGTGGAGATGGTTCGCGAAGAATTGAAACTGTCGAAAATCCTCACCAAGGAAGCCTTCGAAAACGCCATCCGGGTGAACGCCGCCATCGGCGGTTCAACCAACGCGGTGATCCACCTGAAAGCCATCGCCGGGCGCATCGGCGTGGAACTGGACCTGGATGACTGGACCCGCATCGGTCGCGGCATGCCGACCATCGTCGACCTGCAACCCTCCGGGCGCTTCCTGATGGAAGAGTTCTACTACGCCGGTGGCTTGCCTGCGGTGCTGCGCCGCCTCGGCGAAGCCAACCTGATTCCCAACCCGAACGCCCTCACCGTCAACGGCAAAACCATTGGCGAGAACACCAAGGACGCGCCGATCTATGGCCAGGATGAAGTGATCCGCACCCTCGACAACCCGATCCGCGCCGATGGCGGCATCTGCGTGTTGCGCGGCAACCTGGCGCCACTGGGTGCGGTGCTCAAGCCTTCAGCCGCCAGTGCCGAGCTGATGCAACATCGCGGGCGCGCGGTGGTGTTCGAGAATTTCGACATGTACAAGGCACGGATCAACGACCCGGAACTGGACGTGGATGCCGACTCGATTCTGGTGATGAAGAACTGCGGGCCGAAGGGTTACCCGGGCATGGCCGAAGTCGGCAACATGGGGTTACCGGCGAAGCTACTGGCTCAAGGCGTGACCGACATGGTGCGGATTTCCGACGCACGCATGAGTGGCACGGCGTACGGCACGGTGGTCTTGCACGTGGCACCGGAAGCCGCCGCCGGCGGGCCTTTGGCGGTGGTGAAGGAAGGCGACTGGATCGAGCTCGATTGCGCCAATGGCCGTTTGCATCTGGACATCCCCGACGCCGAACTGGCCGCGCGCATGGCCGATCTGCAGCCGCCGCAACAATTGCTGGTGGGCGGTTATCGTCAGTTGTACATCGACCATGTGCTGCAGGCGGATCAGGGCTGCGACTTCGACTTCCTGGTTGGCTGCCGCGGCTCCGAAGTCCCCCGCCACTCTCACTGA
- a CDS encoding transposase, whose protein sequence is MTILTSQAVVGVDVAKAEVLVYRADLQTTQAISNNRAALKRWLKTLPAKSGIAVEATNIYHLDTVELAYELGHQVYVVDGYRLSHYRRSVGQRAKNDPCDARLLARYLAHEQGGLRAWSPPPKAYKALQSLLHRRAALIKARVSLAQSWANEPRLEEELKCLMETFKRSDLAIQKQLRDLSKEAGAAENIERCKAIEGVGVLTATGFATAFLRGEFKDSNAFIAFLGMDLRVDDSGKKTGSRSLTKKGDPEIRRLAHNSAMAACRSATWKPFYEGYLARGFKRTQALVILARKLARVAFALMKNQSEYQPNRPLQGCPAT, encoded by the coding sequence ATGACAATCCTTACTTCGCAAGCGGTCGTGGGTGTTGATGTGGCCAAGGCTGAGGTGCTCGTCTATCGCGCCGATCTGCAAACCACACAAGCCATCTCCAATAATCGAGCAGCACTCAAACGTTGGCTCAAGACGCTGCCCGCCAAAAGTGGCATTGCCGTTGAGGCCACCAACATTTACCACTTGGACACGGTTGAGTTGGCCTATGAGTTGGGTCATCAGGTCTACGTCGTGGACGGTTATCGCTTGAGTCATTACCGCCGCAGTGTCGGCCAACGAGCTAAAAATGATCCGTGTGATGCTCGTCTTCTGGCTCGGTATCTGGCGCATGAACAGGGTGGGTTACGCGCTTGGAGCCCGCCGCCCAAGGCTTACAAGGCCCTGCAAAGCCTGCTTCATCGACGGGCAGCACTGATCAAGGCGCGTGTCAGCCTGGCTCAGAGCTGGGCCAATGAGCCGCGCCTGGAAGAAGAGCTGAAATGTCTGATGGAGACGTTTAAGCGCTCGGATTTGGCCATTCAAAAACAGCTGCGTGACCTGAGCAAAGAGGCCGGAGCCGCCGAAAATATTGAGCGTTGCAAGGCCATTGAAGGCGTTGGTGTACTGACGGCAACTGGATTTGCGACGGCTTTTTTGCGTGGCGAGTTTAAGGACAGCAATGCCTTCATCGCTTTTTTGGGCATGGACTTGAGGGTCGATGACTCGGGAAAAAAGACGGGGAGTCGCAGTCTGACCAAGAAAGGGGATCCGGAAATACGACGTCTGGCCCACAACTCGGCCATGGCCGCCTGTCGTTCAGCGACCTGGAAACCATTTTATGAAGGGTACCTGGCCAGAGGTTTCAAGAGGACTCAGGCCCTGGTAATCCTTGCCCGAAAACTCGCCCGGGTGGCGTTCGCTCTGATGAAAAACCAGAGCGAATACCAACCGAATCGACCGTTGCAGGGTTGTCCTGCAACATAG
- a CDS encoding FadR/GntR family transcriptional regulator — MDYRKPSDRKSMHSRIVQELGMQIVSGRFKPDDKLPAEALLCEEYAVSRPVLREATRVLVAKGLVYSRPRVGTVVKPRREWHMLDPDVLHWLMQSSPQNEFFNLLTSVRSIIEPAAAALAAQFATDADIASIGEAYQRMEAAPTPEALLQPDLDFHSRIADATHNDLLANLCNMLSVAIAEALKHSNQRPNLHELALPRHKAILTAIENRDALGARHATLVQLDDARNALNVVLGTDPS, encoded by the coding sequence ATGGATTACCGCAAACCCTCCGACCGCAAAAGCATGCACTCGCGCATCGTCCAGGAACTGGGCATGCAGATTGTCTCGGGACGTTTCAAACCGGACGACAAACTGCCCGCCGAAGCCCTGTTGTGCGAGGAATACGCGGTCAGCCGGCCGGTTCTGCGCGAAGCGACCCGAGTGCTGGTCGCCAAGGGGCTGGTGTATTCCCGTCCGCGGGTCGGCACCGTGGTCAAGCCGCGCCGGGAATGGCACATGCTCGACCCGGACGTGTTGCACTGGCTGATGCAAAGCAGCCCGCAGAATGAGTTTTTCAACCTGCTGACCAGCGTGCGCAGCATCATCGAGCCGGCCGCCGCCGCGCTGGCCGCGCAATTCGCCACCGACGCAGACATCGCCTCCATCGGTGAAGCCTACCAACGCATGGAAGCCGCGCCGACGCCTGAAGCGCTGTTGCAGCCGGACCTGGATTTCCACAGCCGCATCGCCGACGCAACCCACAACGACTTGCTGGCGAACCTGTGCAACATGCTGTCGGTGGCGATTGCCGAAGCCTTGAAGCACTCCAACCAACGGCCGAACCTGCATGAACTGGCGCTGCCTCGGCATAAGGCAATTCTCACGGCTATCGAGAATCGCGATGCGCTGGGTGCGCGGCATGCGACGTTGGTGCAACTGGACGATGCGCGGAATGCCCTGAATGTGGTGCTCGGCACCGATCCCTCATAA
- a CDS encoding DUF5629 family protein encodes MTAVNDTLLNALEHCDMLEIDGLHAFDFSLDEDDNLHIECMDGRALKRWEFTMAQIAAATFDPSLKSWIITGDSGEHRLVPMEAFGGQDDEDETNEDA; translated from the coding sequence ATGACTGCCGTAAACGACACCTTGCTCAACGCCCTCGAACACTGCGACATGCTGGAGATCGACGGGCTGCACGCTTTCGATTTCTCCCTCGATGAAGACGACAACCTGCACATCGAATGCATGGACGGTCGGGCGCTCAAGCGTTGGGAGTTCACCATGGCCCAGATCGCGGCGGCGACGTTCGACCCCTCTCTGAAGAGCTGGATCATCACCGGTGATTCCGGCGAACACCGGCTGGTGCCCATGGAAGCGTTTGGCGGTCAGGATGACGAGGATGAAACGAATGAGGATGCGTAA
- a CDS encoding aldehyde dehydrogenase (NADP(+)), whose protein sequence is MTRILGHNYIGGQRSAAGTVKLQSVDASTGEVLSHDFYQATPEEVDGAAKAAAAAYPAYRSLSAERRAQFLDAIADELDALGDEFVAVVCRETALPAGRIQGERGRTSGQMRLFAKVLRRGDFYGARIDRALPERTPLPRPDLRQYRIGLGPVAVFGASNFPLAFSTAGGDTASALAAGCPVVFKAHSGHMATAEWVADAVIRAAEKTAMPAGVFNMIYGGGVGEALVKHPAIQAVGFTGSLKGGRALCDMAAARAQPIPVFAEMSSINPVIVLPAALQARAESIARDLTASVVQGCGQFCTNPGLVIGIRSPQFSAFVQQVAGLIGDQPAQTMLNAGTLNSYGKGLQKLLAHPKIEHLAGNPQQGNQAQPQLFKADVSLLLDGDEVLQEEVFGPTTVFVEVADQAQLSAALNGLHGQLTATIIGEPADFERFGELTPLLEQKVGRILLNGYPTGVEVCDAMVHGGPYPATSDARGTSVGTLAIDRFLRPVCFQNYPDSLLPEALKNGNPLRIQRLVDGKPSRDAL, encoded by the coding sequence ATGACCCGGATTCTTGGTCACAACTACATTGGCGGCCAGCGCAGCGCTGCCGGCACCGTCAAACTCCAGAGCGTCGATGCCAGCACCGGCGAGGTCTTGTCCCACGATTTCTATCAGGCGACCCCTGAAGAAGTCGATGGCGCCGCAAAGGCTGCCGCTGCGGCTTACCCGGCCTATCGCAGCCTGAGCGCCGAACGGCGTGCGCAGTTCCTCGATGCGATTGCCGATGAGCTCGACGCCTTGGGTGATGAGTTCGTGGCTGTGGTCTGCCGTGAAACCGCGTTGCCGGCCGGCCGTATTCAAGGCGAGCGTGGGCGCACCAGCGGCCAGATGCGTCTGTTCGCCAAGGTGCTGCGACGTGGTGATTTCTATGGCGCGCGGATCGATCGGGCGCTGCCTGAACGCACGCCATTGCCACGTCCCGATCTGCGTCAGTACCGCATTGGCCTGGGACCGGTGGCGGTGTTTGGGGCGAGTAACTTTCCGTTGGCGTTTTCCACGGCCGGCGGCGACACCGCTTCGGCCTTGGCCGCCGGCTGCCCGGTGGTGTTCAAGGCGCACAGTGGGCATATGGCAACCGCTGAGTGGGTGGCCGACGCGGTGATCCGCGCCGCCGAGAAAACCGCCATGCCGGCCGGTGTGTTCAACATGATCTACGGCGGTGGAGTGGGCGAGGCGCTGGTCAAGCACCCGGCCATTCAGGCGGTCGGTTTTACCGGTTCACTGAAAGGTGGCCGGGCGCTGTGCGACATGGCCGCGGCGCGGGCGCAGCCGATTCCGGTGTTTGCCGAGATGTCGAGCATCAACCCGGTGATCGTGTTGCCGGCGGCGCTGCAAGCTCGCGCTGAAAGCATCGCCCGTGACCTTACGGCGTCGGTGGTGCAGGGCTGCGGGCAGTTCTGTACCAATCCGGGTCTGGTGATCGGCATTCGCTCGCCGCAGTTCAGTGCGTTCGTGCAACAGGTGGCCGGGCTGATCGGCGATCAGCCGGCGCAAACCATGCTCAATGCCGGTACGTTGAATAGCTATGGCAAGGGCCTGCAGAAGCTTCTCGCGCATCCGAAAATCGAGCATCTGGCCGGCAACCCGCAACAAGGCAATCAGGCGCAGCCGCAACTGTTCAAGGCAGACGTGAGCCTGTTGCTCGATGGCGATGAAGTGCTGCAAGAGGAGGTGTTCGGCCCGACCACGGTGTTCGTCGAAGTGGCGGATCAAGCGCAACTCAGTGCTGCGCTGAACGGCTTGCACGGGCAACTGACGGCAACGATTATCGGTGAGCCGGCGGACTTCGAACGCTTCGGCGAGCTGACGCCCTTGTTGGAGCAGAAGGTCGGGCGGATCTTGCTCAACGGTTATCCGACCGGCGTGGAAGTCTGCGACGCGATGGTCCATGGCGGGCCGTACCCGGCGACTTCCGATGCGCGCGGCACCTCGGTGGGCACCCTGGCCATCGACCGTTTCCTGCGCCCGGTGTGCTTCCAGAACTACCCCGACAGCCTGCTGCCGGAGGCGCTGAAGAATGGCAATCCGTTGCGCATCCAGCGCCTGGTCGATGGCAAACCATCGCGCGATGCACTCTAA
- a CDS encoding glutathione S-transferase, translating into MITLYSFRRCPYAMRARMALRYSGVAVNIVEVSLKAKPAEMLALSSKGTVPVLSVDGRVIDESLEIMRWALAQNDPQDWLLKDDPVGQRSIAELIEENDQVFKVHLNRYKYAERYPEQPMTFYRAEGEVFLRKLDQLLEGRDYLLGEHPSLADVALMPFVRQFAHVDREWFGQTPYVRLQGWLQRFLESDLFTGVMQK; encoded by the coding sequence ATGATCACGCTGTATTCGTTCCGCCGCTGCCCCTACGCCATGCGCGCACGCATGGCCCTGAGGTATTCGGGGGTTGCGGTGAATATCGTCGAGGTCAGCCTCAAGGCCAAGCCGGCCGAAATGCTCGCACTGTCGAGCAAAGGCACGGTGCCGGTGTTGAGCGTGGACGGCCGGGTGATCGATGAAAGCCTGGAGATCATGCGCTGGGCGCTGGCGCAGAACGATCCGCAGGACTGGTTGCTCAAGGACGATCCTGTCGGGCAGCGTTCCATCGCCGAGCTGATCGAAGAAAACGATCAGGTGTTCAAAGTGCACCTCAATCGCTACAAATACGCCGAGCGTTATCCCGAGCAGCCAATGACGTTTTATCGCGCCGAGGGCGAGGTGTTCTTGCGCAAGCTGGATCAGTTGCTGGAGGGGCGCGACTACTTGCTAGGCGAGCACCCGAGCCTGGCGGATGTCGCCTTGATGCCATTCGTACGGCAGTTCGCCCATGTGGATCGCGAATGGTTCGGGCAGACGCCTTATGTGCGATTGCAGGGCTGGTTGCAGCGCTTTCTGGAATCGGATCTGTTCACCGGTGTGATGCAGAAGTAG
- the araD1 gene encoding AraD1 family protein, translated as MRLVQFELSNGERRVGVVEGDQVREVQAARTVRDLALAAIEAGGNLERQVQTLGLGISHDYSALLANLQILPPLDHPDPAHMLVSGTGLTHLGSASARDKMHQQAGDEAAMTDTMRIFKWGVEGGKPAAGQAGVQPEWFYKGDGSIVVRPGKPFPLPPFAEDAGEEPELSGLYVIGHDGKPYRLGFAVGNEFSDHVMERKNYLYLAHSKLRSCSYGPELRVGELPQHLAGTSRILRDGEVLWQNEFLSGEANMCHSLENLEYHHFKYSQFLRPGDVHIHFFGTATLSFADGIRTQPGDVFEISQAEFGAPLINGIEPVEAAFEPGTVGTL; from the coding sequence ATGCGTTTAGTTCAGTTCGAATTGAGTAATGGCGAACGCCGCGTCGGTGTGGTCGAAGGCGATCAGGTACGCGAAGTGCAGGCTGCGCGCACGGTGCGGGATCTGGCGCTGGCGGCAATCGAGGCGGGGGGCAACCTTGAGCGACAGGTTCAAACCCTGGGCCTGGGCATCAGCCACGACTATTCGGCGCTGCTGGCCAATCTGCAAATCCTCCCGCCACTGGATCACCCGGACCCGGCACACATGCTGGTCAGCGGCACCGGCCTGACCCATTTGGGCAGCGCGTCGGCCCGGGACAAAATGCATCAGCAGGCCGGCGACGAAGCGGCGATGACCGACACCATGCGCATCTTCAAGTGGGGCGTGGAGGGCGGTAAACCGGCAGCCGGCCAGGCTGGCGTGCAGCCGGAATGGTTCTACAAGGGCGATGGCAGCATCGTCGTGCGACCGGGCAAGCCGTTTCCGCTGCCGCCCTTTGCCGAGGATGCGGGGGAGGAGCCGGAGCTTAGCGGCCTCTATGTCATCGGCCACGATGGCAAACCGTATCGCCTCGGTTTCGCGGTGGGCAATGAGTTCTCCGATCACGTCATGGAGCGCAAGAATTACCTTTACCTGGCTCACTCGAAATTGCGCAGTTGCAGTTACGGCCCGGAGCTTAGGGTCGGTGAGTTGCCGCAACACCTGGCAGGCACCAGCCGCATTCTGCGCGACGGCGAAGTGCTGTGGCAGAACGAGTTCCTCAGTGGCGAAGCCAACATGTGCCACAGCCTGGAAAACCTCGAATACCACCATTTCAAGTACAGCCAGTTCCTGCGCCCCGGCGACGTGCACATTCACTTCTTCGGCACCGCGACCCTGTCCTTCGCTGACGGCATCCGCACCCAACCGGGTGATGTGTTCGAGATCAGCCAGGCCGAGTTCGGCGCGCCTTTGATCAACGGCATTGAACCCGTTGAAGCGGCGTTCGAACCCGGCACCGTCGGCACACTTTAA
- a CDS encoding lactonase family protein → MRMRNFWPLLIAGSVGAMGVQAAPVDSYELLVGSYTAGQSQGIYRLNFDSRTGQIDAKPLQVVKSANPSWLTVSKDQHRLFAVNENGPGQADPVGRVSSYAIDPKTHELSLINQVQTLGNEPTHSSVSGDASHLFVSNYSVAEDPGGTLAVLPVSPDGKLKPVVQMSGHPSSRIDPERQMSAHVHSAISSPDGQYVFSNDLGADKIFIYRFDPKANPELPLTAAKPASVPLPPGSGPRHLLFSADGKHAWLTLEMSAQVAVFDHQDGKLVQTQLVDLAAGLPTSGKAAAALHASADGKFLYVSNRGTANQLLVFAIDPATGHLKELQRRSVDGDHPREFSLDPSGKFVLIANQKSNQIVVVERDAKTGLLGKTVQKLPMDAPSDLKFLLRQ, encoded by the coding sequence ATGAGGATGCGTAACTTCTGGCCACTGTTGATCGCCGGCAGCGTCGGCGCGATGGGCGTGCAGGCAGCGCCGGTCGACAGCTACGAGTTGTTGGTGGGCTCGTACACCGCCGGCCAGAGCCAGGGGATTTATCGCCTGAACTTCGACAGCCGCACCGGGCAGATCGATGCCAAACCCCTGCAAGTGGTGAAGAGCGCCAACCCCTCCTGGCTGACGGTGTCCAAGGATCAACATCGCTTGTTCGCGGTCAACGAAAACGGCCCGGGGCAGGCCGATCCGGTAGGGCGCGTCAGCAGTTACGCCATCGATCCGAAAACCCATGAACTGAGCCTGATCAATCAGGTGCAAACCCTGGGCAACGAACCGACCCATTCGAGCGTCAGCGGCGATGCCAGCCATCTGTTTGTCAGCAACTACTCGGTGGCCGAGGACCCGGGCGGCACCCTGGCAGTGTTACCGGTGAGCCCCGATGGCAAGCTGAAACCCGTCGTGCAGATGAGCGGTCATCCGTCCAGCCGGATCGACCCCGAGCGGCAGATGTCGGCGCACGTGCATTCGGCGATCTCTTCGCCGGATGGTCAATACGTGTTTTCCAATGACCTGGGCGCGGACAAGATCTTTATCTATCGCTTCGACCCCAAGGCCAATCCGGAACTGCCGTTGACTGCCGCCAAACCCGCGTCCGTCCCGTTGCCACCCGGCAGCGGGCCGCGACATCTGCTGTTCAGCGCTGATGGCAAGCACGCCTGGCTGACCCTGGAAATGAGCGCACAGGTGGCGGTGTTCGACCATCAGGACGGCAAACTCGTGCAAACGCAGTTGGTCGATCTGGCGGCGGGGCTGCCCACATCGGGCAAGGCTGCGGCGGCGCTTCATGCCTCGGCCGATGGCAAGTTCCTTTACGTCAGCAACCGTGGCACCGCCAATCAGTTGCTGGTGTTCGCCATCGACCCGGCAACCGGGCACCTCAAGGAGCTTCAGCGCCGCTCGGTGGACGGTGATCACCCGCGCGAGTTCAGCCTCGATCCGAGTGGCAAATTCGTGCTGATTGCCAACCAGAAGAGCAACCAGATTGTCGTCGTCGAGCGCGACGCCAAGACCGGTCTGCTGGGCAAAACCGTGCAGAAACTGCCGATGGATGCCCCGAGCGATCTCAAGTTCCTGCTGCGTCAATAG